From a region of the Mercurialis annua linkage group LG1-X, ddMerAnnu1.2, whole genome shotgun sequence genome:
- the LOC126665606 gene encoding ATP-dependent 6-phosphofructokinase 6 yields the protein MGSTAVDSQSQMMKLVTGEAGYVLEDVPHLTDYIPDLCTYSNPLQDNPAYSAVKQYFVDVDDTVAQKIVVHKDGPRGTHFRRAGPREKVYFKSDEVHACIVTCGGLCPGLNTVIREIVCGLYHIYGVTRVLGIDGGYKGFYSKNTVSLTPKVVNDIHKRGGTILGTSRGGHDKPKIVDSIQDRGINQVYIIGGDGTQKGAAVIFEEIRRRGLKVAVAGIPKTIDNDIPVIDKSFGFDTAVEEAQRAINAAHVEAQSTENGIGVVKLMGRYSGFIAMYATLASRDVDCCLIPESPFYLEGPGGLLEFVGKRLKENGHMVIVIAEGAGQDLVSQSLQSMDQQDASGNKLLQDVGLWISQKIKDHFAKGNKMNITLKYIDPTYMIRAIPGNASDNVYSTLLAHSAVHGAMAGYTGFTVGPVNGRHAYIPFNRINEKQNKVVITDRMWARLLSSTGQPSFLIPKAATKVKKQKDPPAQVDDSSTKNPK from the exons ATGGGAAGCACCGCCGTCGACTCGCAGTCGCAAATGATGAAATTAGTGACCGGAGAAGCTGGTTATGTACTCGAAGACGTCCCTCATTTAACTGATTACATTCCTGATCTCTGT ACATATTCGAATCCGTTACAAGATAATCCTGCTTATTCTGCAGTCAA gcaGTACTTTGTTGATGTGGATGACACTGTTGCGCAAAAG ATTGTTGTCCACAAGGATGGTCCTAGAGGGACTCATTTTCGACGTGCTGGACCTCGTGAGAAG GTGTATTTTAAGTCTGATGAAGTACACGCGTGTATTGTAACATGTGGCGGTCTTTGTCCTGGTCTCAACACAGTGATCAGGGAGATTGTTTGTGGCCTTTATCATATATATGGTGTTACCAGAGTTCTCGGCATTGAT gGAGGCTACAAAGGTTTCTATTCCAAAAACACTGTTTCTTTGACACCTAAGGTTGTCAATGACATCCATAAGCGTGGTGGTACTATCCTCGGGACATCAAGAGGGGGCCACGATAAACCAAAGATAGTTGACAGCATTCAGGATCGCGGGATTAATCAG GTCTACATAATTGGAGGTGATGGAACACAAAAAGGAGCAGCAGTCATTTTTGag GAAATCCGACGGCGTGGCTTAAAAGTTGCAGTTGCTGGAATTCCAAAAACCATTGACAATGACATCCCA GTTATTGACAAGTCATTTGGATTTGACACAGCAGTTGAAGAGGCTCAGCGTGCAATTAATGCAGCACATGTTGAGGCTCAAAGTACTGAAAATGGTATTGGTGTCGTGAAGCTTATGGGGAGATATAGTG GATTCATTGCAATGTATGCTACTCTTGCCAGCCGAGATGTTGACTGTTGTTTGATTCCAGAGTCACCATTCTATCTTGAAGGACCAGGTGGTCTACTTGAATTCGTCGGAAAAAGACTTAAGGAAAATGGGCATATGGTTATTGTTATTGCTGAGGGAGCAGGACAAGATCTTGTTTCACAGAGTCTGCAATCCATGGACCAGCAAGATGCTTCTGGTAATAAGTTGCTTCAGGATGTTGGGTTATGGATATCTCAGAAAATCAAG GACCATTTTGCTAAAGGAAACAAGATGAACATAACACTGAAGTATATTG ATCCTACATACATGATCCGTGCAATTCCAGGAAATGCATCAGATAATGTCTACAGCACTCTCCTTGCCCATAGTGCTGTTCATGGGGCAATGGCTGGATACACAGGGTTCACCGTCGGACCTGTCAATGGACGGCATGCTTATATTCCTTTCAAT CGTATAAATGAGAAGCAGAACAAGGTTGTTATTACGGACAGGATGTGGGCCAGACTCCTATCTTCAACTGGCCAGCCAAGTTTCTTGATCCCCAAAGCCGCCACTAAGGTCAAGAAACAGAAAGATCCTCCAGCCCAGGTAGACGACAGTAGTACGAAAAATCCAAAGTAA
- the LOC130014672 gene encoding carotenoid 9,10(9',10')-cleavage dioxygenase 1-like: MQHSKLIAHYRDVHLQTDLPFCRELGSSFLLQKTIKNTSLKLLDAFVDSVFEFVEQPLLPSQSNFAPVDELKRAVIVTAIEGQIPHSFSEGVYIRNGILGCCVIAGPNPLFGGLKSTNSMFGRSSNIWVEGEGMVHVLYFDKASDGGWTILYNNRHVETETFKLENERNKPCFLPAIEGDSAAVLSAFFFNQLRFGKVNKYLSNTSVFEHAGRFFSAAENHIPQEIDIFTLETLGNWDVNGSWNRPFTSHAKRAPDSGELVIMGVDATKPFMELGVVSADGKRLVHKVDLKLNRCTLSHDIGVTQRYNVILDFPLTIDIHRLIKGGPLIQYNKEDYSRIGIMPRYGDANSIKWFEVEPSCTFHVFNCFEHGDEIVVWGCKALDSVIPGPEMGLNKFEWFSRRFRPKQSSLSGEANSNSNSNGNEEGLLFSRCHEWRLNMHTGEVKERYLSGTRFSMDFPIINPDYTGLKNKIGYTQVLDSEASSISGMAKYGGLAKLYFEEPHNKSTLIDDQVDEVLRVEYHKFEKNTFCTGAAFVPKVDSLEEDDGWLITFVHNEDTNVSQAYIVDSRNFSGEAVAKITLPCRVPYGFHGVFMPVQLPNLTS, translated from the exons ATGCAACATTCCAAGCTAATTGCTCATTACAGAGATGTTCATTTGCAGACagattta CCATTTTGTAGAGAGTTGGGGTCATCATTTCTCCTCCAGAAAACCATAAAGAACACTTCACTGAAATTGTTGGATGCTTTTGTTGATTCTGTTTTCGAATTTGTGGAACAGCCATTGCTTCCGTCTCAG AGCAACTTTGCTCCGGTTGATGAATTAAAGAGAGCTGTTATTGTCACCGCCATTGAAGGGCAGATTCCACATAGTTTCTCCGAGGGTGTCTACATCAGAAATGGTATT CTTGGCTGCTGTGTAATTGCAGGACCAAATCCATTATTTGGTGGATTAAAATCAACAAATTCAATGTTTGGGAGGTCAAGTAACATTTGGGTAGAAGGAGAAGGAATGGTTCATGTTTTGTATTTTGACAAAGCCAGTGATGGAGGCTGGACTATTCTCTACAATAACCGACATGTCGAAACCGAAACATTCAAGCTCGAAAATGAACGAAACAAACCATGTTTTCTTCCTGCAATAGAAGGAGATTCAGCAGCTGTATTATCAGCTTTCTTTTTCAATCAG CTGAGATTTGGAAAAGTGAACAAATACCTAAGCAACACCAGTGTATTTGAGCATGCAGGCAGATTTTTCTCGGCTGCTGAAAATCACATTCCTCAAGAAATTGACATTTTTACCCTTGAAACCTTAGGCAATTGGGATGTTAATGGATCCTGGAATCGACCTTTCACTAGCCACGCAAAG AGAGCTCCGGATAGTGGGGAGCTGGTAATAATGGGAGTCGACGCAACAAAACCTTTCATGGAATTAGGAGTAGTTTCTG CTGATGGGAAAAGATTAGTTCATAAAGTGGATCTAAAACTTAACAGATGCACCCTTTCGCATGATATTGGAGTTACTCAAAG GTACAATGTGATCTTAGATTTCCCATTAACCATAGACATTCACCGGCTAATTAAGGGAGGCCC gttaattcaatataacaaggAAGACTACTCAAGGATAGGAATAATGCCTCGCTATGGTGATGCAAACTCAATCAAGTGGTTTGAAGTAGAACCCAGTTGCACATTTCACGTCTTTAATTGCTTCGAACATGGCGATGAG ATAGTAGTGTGGGGTTGTAAGGCTCTTGATTCGGTCATACCAGGACCTGAAATGggattaaataaatttgaatggTTTTCAAGAAGGTTTAGGCCAAAACAATCATCATTATCAGGTGAAGCAAATAGTAATAGTAATAGTAATGGTAATGAAGAAGGATTGTTGTTCAGTCGGTGTCATGAATGGAGATTAAACATGCACACCGGAGAGGTTAAGGAGCGATATCTAAGCGGAACTCGATTCTCCATGGACTTTCCAATCATCAATCCAGATTATACTGgtctcaaaaataaaattggctaTACACAAGTGCTTGACTCTGAGGCTAGTTCTATTTCAG GCATGGCAAAATATGGAGGTCTAGCCAAATTGTACTTTGAAGAGCCACACAACAAGTCCACTTTG ATAGATGACCAAGTTGATGAGGTGCTAAGAGTAGAGTACCATAAATTTGAGAAGAATACCTTCTGCACTGGAGCTGCTTTTGTACCTAAAGTTGATAGccttgaagaagatgatggtTGGCTCATTACATTTGTTCACAATGAAGATACTAATGTGTCTCAG GCTTATATAGTGGACTCGAGAAACTTCAGTGGTGAAGCTGTTGCCAAAATCACATTGCCCTGCAGAGTTCCATATGGGTTCCATGGAGTTTTTATGCCAGTCCAATTGCCAAATTTGACATCATAA
- the LOC126664943 gene encoding oleosin Ara h 15.0101-like has protein sequence MSDQSRMAQMTRETAPTSQQAVKFLTAATLGAACLFLSGLTLTGTVVALIIATPALVLCSPVLVPAAIVIFLVICGFFFSGGCGLAAIMALTWMYNYMTGKHPPGADQLDYARGQIARKAQDMKDRAKEYGQYVQQKAQEATQTQPS, from the coding sequence ATGTCTGATCAATCAAGAATGGCTCAGATGACCCGGGAAACCGCACCAACCTCTCAACAAGCGGTCAAGTTCCTGACGGCCGCCACCCTCGGTGCTGCTTGTTTGTTTTTGTCCGGTTTAACGTTAACCGGGACTGTGGTAGCTCTGATCATAGCAACTCCGGCTCTGGTGCTTTGCAGTCCGGTTTTAGTGCCGGCTGCTATAGTCATATTCCTGGTTATTTGTGGGTTCTTTTTCTCAGGAGGGTGTGGGTTAGCGGCCATAATGGCTTTGACATGGATGTATAATTACATGACAGGGAAGCACCCACCTGGCGCTGATCAGTTGGATTATGCGAGAGGACAGATAGCAAGAAAGGCTCAGGATATGAAAGACAGAGCTAAGGAGTATGGCCAGTATGTTCAGCAAAAGGCTCAAGAAGCTACTCAGACTCAACCGTCTTGA
- the LOC126676194 gene encoding serine/threonine-protein kinase Aurora-2, with protein sequence MAIEAETQPQDKASSEVAATEKKRWTLNDFDIGKPLGRGKFGHVYLSREKRSNHIVALKVLFKVQLQQSQVEHQLRREVEIQSHLRHPNILRLYGYFYDQKRVYLILEYAAKGELYKELQKCKYFSERRAATYVASLARALIYCHGKHVIHRDIKPENLLVGAQGELKIADFGWSVHTFNRRRTMCGTLDYLPPEMVESVEHDASVDIWSLGVLCYEFLYGVPPFEAKEHSDTYKRIVQVDLKFPPKPIVSSSAKDLISQMLVKESSKRMPLHKLLEHPWIIQNADPSGLYKC encoded by the exons ATGGCGATTGAGGCAGAGACCCAACCCCAAGACAAG GCTAGCTCAGAGGTGGCGGCGACAGAGAAAAAAAGATGGACGCTTAATGATTTCGATATCGGAAAGCCGCTGGGACGAGGAAAATTTGGCCATGTCTACTTATCCAGAGAGAAGAGG AGTAATCATATTGTGGCCCTTAAAGTGCTTTTTAAGGTCCAGTTGCAGCAGTCGCAAGTAGAACATCAGCTCCGACGGGAGGTTGAAATTCAGAGTCATCTTCGACATCCCAACATTTTGAGATTATATGGTTACTTTTATGATCAA AAACGCGTTTACTTGATATTGGAGTATGCAGCAAAGGGTGAACTCTACAAAGAGCTGCAGAAGTGTAAATACTTCAGTGAAAGGCGTGCGGCTACA TATGTTGCATCATTAGCTCGGGCTCTGATCTATTGCCATGGCAAGCATGTAATACACAGAGACATTAAACCAGAAAACCTTCTAGTTGGTGCACAG GGAGAGCTCAAGATTGCAGATTTTGGTTGGTCAGTACATACATTTAACCGGAGACGAACAATGTGCGGCACATTGGATTACCTGCCTCCCGAAATGG TTGAAAGCGTAGAGCATGATGCTAGTGTTGATATCTGGAGCCTAGGTGTTTTATGCTATGAATTCTTGTACGGCGTCCCACCTTTTGAAGCCAAAGAACACTCAGATACATACAAAAG GATTGTGCAAGTGGATCTTAAGTTTCCTCCTAAACCTATTGTTTCGTCTTCTGCAAAGGACCTAATTAGCCAG ATGCTTGTTAAGGAATCGTCAAAGCGGATGCCACTGCATAAGCTACTTGAACACCCTTGGATTATTCAAAATGCCGATCCCTCTGGCCTCTATAAGTGTTGA